A window of Marmota flaviventris isolate mMarFla1 chromosome 20, mMarFla1.hap1, whole genome shotgun sequence contains these coding sequences:
- the LOC139703013 gene encoding vomeronasal type-1 receptor 105-like: MNYTIVQIKIHLSLRRAVLFPLMKATVLMRNHPSISPQTLTACLSSPHKMSKGGLYRIPALSNAFLSEIGIGILAHTALLLFHVFSFLLRHRPKPTDLPIALLALTHLLLLTVMGFIATDVFMSLWRFWDGVTCKAVIYLHRLMRGFSICTSCLLSVLQAITLSPRGSPLAKFKPRSPHDSLRPLLFLCVLYMSVSSHLLVSIVTTPNWTSGDLMDATESCSIWPISYWIRQMVSTLFTFREVFLMGLMALSSGYMVTLLCRRKRQCQHLHSTSLSPRASPELRATRTILLLMGLFMLMSMLDYIISPSRIIWNNDQILYCLQILVAHTYVTISPLVFICTEKCIINFFKSLWGGP; this comes from the coding sequence ATGAACTACACCATTGTGCAGATAAAAATCCACCTTTCCTTGAGGCGAGCGGTCTTGTTCCCACTGATGAAGGCCACTGTCCTCATGAGGAATCACCCTTCCATTTCTCCACAGACCCTGACAGCATGCCTTTCCTCCCCCCATAAGATGAGCAAAGGCGGCCTCTACAGAATTCCTGCCCTGAGTAATGCCTTTCTGTCTGAAATTGGCATTGGGATCTTGGCCCACactgccctcctcctcttccatgtTTTCTCGTTCCTTCTGAGGCACAGGCCCAAGCCCACGGACCTGCCCATTGCTCTCCTGGCCCTGACCCACCTGCTGTTGCTGACCGTCATGGGCTTCATAGCTACAGACGTCTTTATGTCTCTCTGGAGATTCTGGGATGGCGTCACCTGTAAAGCCGTCATCTACCTGCACAGGCTGATGAGGGGCTTCTCCATCTGCACCTCCTGCCTGCTGAGTGTCCTGCAGGCCATCACCCTCAGCCCCAGAGGCTCCCCCTTGGCCAAGTTCAAACCCAGGTCCCCACACGACAGCCTGAGACCCCTCCTTTTCCTGTGCGTCTTGTACATGTCCGTTAGCAGCCACCTCTTAGTCTCCATCGTCACCACCCCCAACTGGACCTCAGGGGATCTGATGGACGCCACCGAATCCTGCTCCATTTGGCCCATCAGTTACTGGATCCGGCAGATGGTGTCCACCCTGTTTACCTTCCGGGAAGTCTTCCTCATGGGGCTCATGGCCCTCTCCAGTGGGTACATGGTGACCCTCCTGTGCAGGCGTAAGAGGCAGTGCCAGCACCTCCACAGCACCAGCCTGTCCCCGAGAGCCTCCCCAGAACTGAGGGCCACCAGGACCATCCTGCTGCTCATGGGACTCTTCATGCTCATGTCCATGTTGGACTACATCATCTCCCCCTCAAGAATTATATGGAACAATGACCAGATTCTTTATTGCCTCCAGATCTTAGTGGCTCATACCTATGTCACAATCAGTCCTCTGGTGTTCATCTGCACTGAAAAAtgcataattaattttttcaagtCCCTATGGGGAGGTCCTTAA
- the LOC114089838 gene encoding vomeronasal type-1 receptor 90-like translates to MDVAIAHLALIHLLMLIIRAHLDLGILGVQDFWNDFTCKAVIYLYRLMRSLSVTTTCLLSVLQATTLSPRSSFLTKSKHMSPRCSAWTLVTLWVFNMFFNVRVLVSMGGPSNDTAAFRFVSESCTVAPTGHHFRTFFSATGILWDIFLLGLMAASSGYMVALLCRHKRQCQHLHSTSLSPRASPELRATRTILLLMGLFVLMYFVDCVFSSSSGQMHSEDPTRLGVQMLVGNGYATLSALLLICAEKRIISFFQSTLGKERKCLHGAR, encoded by the coding sequence ATGGACGTGGCCATCGCTCACCTGGCCCTGATTCACCTGCTGATGCTCATAATCAGGGCACACCTGGACCTAGGCATTTTGGGGGTTCAGGACTTTTGGAACGACTTCACATGTAAAGCCGTCATCTACCTGTACAGGCTGATGAGGAGCCTGTCGGTCACCACCACTTGCCTGCTGAGTGTCCTGCAGGCcaccaccctcagccccagaagctccttTCTGACCAAGTCCAAGCATATGTCCCCACGGTGCAGTGCGTGGACCTTGGTCACTCTCTGGGTGTTCAACATGTTCTTCAATGTCCGCGTCTTGGTCTCCATGGGAGGCCCCTCCAATGACACAGCAGCTTTCCGGTTTGTCTCTGAGTCCTGCACTGTCGCCCCCACGGGTCACCACTTCAGGACCTTCTTTTCTGCGACAGGAATACTCTGGGACATCTTCCTTCTCGGACTCATGGCCGCCTCCAGTGGGTACATGGTGGCTCTCCTGTGCAGGCATAAGAGGCAGTGCCAGCACCTCCACAGCACCAGCCTGTCCCCGAGAGCCTCCCCAGAACTGAGGGCCACCAGGACCATCCTGCTGCTCATGGGACTCTTTGTGCTCATGTACTTTGTGGACTGTGTGTTCTCCTCCTCTTCGGGACAGATGCACAGCGAGGATCCCACTCGCCTGGGGGTCCAGATGCTGGTGGGCAACGGCTACGCCACCCTCAGTGCCTTGTTGCTGATCTGTGCTGAAAAACGAATCATCAGTTTCTTCCAATCCAcactggggaaggagaggaaatgtTTACATGGTGCCAGATAA
- the LOC114089839 gene encoding vomeronasal type-1 receptor 94-like, which translates to MNKANRLYSNIHIRNTVYTVTGVGVMANALLLLVHISLHITGHRPKPSDLPIGLLALIHLVILLINGFIASDIFIPQGGRWDDLTCKLLIYLYRLMRGFSICATCLLSVLQAITLSPRGSCLARFKHKSSRHNLCFLLFLWVIYSSFSSHLFISIAATHNWTSDNFMYVTESCSFIPMTFFLRHSLSTLLTFREVSFIGIMALSSGYMVALLCRHKRQSRHLHSTSLSPVLSPELRATQTILLLMSCFVVMSILDSIVSYARITLKDDPIFYCIQILVTHSYASFSPLVFICTEKRIISIFRYSGRRQ; encoded by the coding sequence ATGAACAAAGCCAACAGACTGTACAGTAACATTCACATAAGAAACACCGTGTACACCGTGACTGGCGTTGGGGTCATGGCCAACGCCCTTCTTCTTCTGGTCCATATCTCCTTGCACATTACTGGGCACAGACCTAAGCCCTCTGACCTGCCCATTGGTCTCCTGGCCCTAATCCACCTGGTAATTCTGCTCATCAATGGCTTCATAGCTTCGGACATTTTTATACCTCAGGGGGGCAGGTGGGATGACCTGACGTGTAAATTGCTCATCTACCTGTACAGGTTGATGAGGGGCTTCTCCATCTGTGCCACCTGCCTGCTGAGTGTCCTCCAAGCCatcaccctcagccccaggggCTCCTGCTTGGCAAGGTTCAAACATAAATCCTCACGTCACAACCtgtgtttccttctcttcctgtggGTCATCTACTCATCCTTCAGTAGCCACCTCTTCATCTCCATTGCTGCTACCCACAATTGGACCTCAGACAACTTTATGTACGTTACAGAATCCTGCTCCTTCATTCCCATGACCTTCTTCCTCCGGCACAGCTTGTCCACCCTGCTGACCTTCAGGGAAGTCTCCTTTATAGGAATCATGGCCCTCTCCAGTGGATACATGGTGGCTCTCCTGTGCAGGCACAAGAGGCAGTCCCGGCATCTCCACAGCACCAGCCTGTCTCCAGTGTTATCCCCAGAACTGAGGGCCACCCAGACAATCCTGTTGCTCATGAGTTGCTTTGTGGTCATGTCCATCTTGGACAGCATTGTCTCCTATGCAAGAATCACACTGAAGGATGATCCAATATTTTACTGTATCCAGATCCTCGTGACCCATAGCTATGCCTCGTTCAGCCCTTTGGTGTTTATTTGTACTGAAAAACGTATAATTAGTATTTTCAGATATAGTGGGAGAAGACAGTAA